A genomic segment from Paenibacillus sp. FSL K6-1096 encodes:
- a CDS encoding secondary thiamine-phosphate synthase enzyme YjbQ, which yields MKLHTMEISTSKRDELRDITREVQAYVKKSGVQNGIITVYCPHTTAGIAINENADPDVKHDVIMRLDEVFPWEHPKYRHAEGNTASHLKSITAGPSQTLIIHEGAVLLGRWQGIYFCEFDGPRHRQYYLKIVEG from the coding sequence ATGAAGCTGCATACGATGGAGATTAGCACCAGCAAACGGGATGAATTACGCGATATTACGCGGGAAGTCCAAGCCTATGTGAAGAAAAGCGGAGTGCAAAACGGTATCATCACCGTCTACTGTCCACACACGACAGCCGGAATCGCGATCAATGAGAATGCCGATCCTGATGTGAAGCATGATGTGATCATGCGGCTTGACGAGGTTTTTCCGTGGGAGCATCCCAAATACCGCCATGCTGAAGGCAATACCGCCAGCCACCTGAAGTCGATTACGGCCGGTCCCTCGCAGACCCTCATCATCCATGAAGGTGCAGTCCTGCTGGGCCGCTGGCAGGGGATCTATTTCTGTGAATTCGACGGCCCCAGGCACCGCCAGTATTATCTCAAAATCGTGGAAGGCTAA
- a CDS encoding ATP-binding cassette domain-containing protein, giving the protein MQIRLREIRKSFRVYKRPEGKWGLLRGAFMRNVTRVDALGGISFDIEEGELVGYIGPNGAGKSTSVKVMSGILTPDSGECTILGKVPWKHRVEHVSKIGVVFGQRSQLWWDVPVADSFDVLKDIYAIPPGDYRLRLSELSATLGVEALLRTPVRQLSLGQRMRCELVAALLHRPKLLFLDEPTIGLDAVSKLALRNFLKEENRKHGITMLLTTHDMDDIEALCQRVMVIGHGQLLYDGQLSGLQKRYAPEVVMKVNTDAMIAAMYNDLALG; this is encoded by the coding sequence ATGCAAATCAGACTGAGAGAGATCCGCAAAAGCTTCAGGGTGTACAAACGGCCCGAAGGAAAATGGGGGCTGCTGAGAGGCGCGTTTATGCGGAATGTTACCCGGGTGGATGCACTCGGAGGCATCAGCTTTGATATTGAGGAGGGTGAACTGGTAGGTTACATTGGCCCGAACGGTGCCGGCAAATCCACCTCCGTCAAGGTGATGAGCGGCATCCTGACACCGGACAGCGGAGAATGCACCATCCTGGGTAAGGTTCCGTGGAAGCACCGTGTAGAGCATGTCTCCAAGATCGGCGTCGTGTTTGGCCAGCGTTCACAGCTATGGTGGGATGTGCCGGTGGCTGACTCTTTTGACGTACTGAAGGATATCTATGCCATTCCCCCAGGCGACTACAGATTAAGACTATCGGAGTTATCGGCAACGCTTGGTGTGGAAGCGCTCTTAAGGACGCCGGTAAGACAGCTGTCGCTCGGGCAGCGGATGCGATGTGAACTGGTGGCGGCGCTGCTGCACCGGCCGAAGCTTCTTTTTCTGGATGAGCCGACCATCGGACTCGATGCGGTATCCAAGCTGGCGCTGCGCAATTTCCTGAAGGAGGAGAACCGGAAGCACGGGATTACGATGCTGCTGACCACTCATGATATGGATGACATTGAGGCATTATGCCAGCGGGTCATGGTGATCGGGCACGGCCAACTGCTCTATGACGGACAGCTCTCGGGCCTGCAGAAGAGGTATGCTCCAGAGGTCGTTATGAAAGTGAATACGGATGCGATGATTGCGGCTATGTACAATGACTTGGCTTTGGGTTAA
- a CDS encoding pyrimidine/purine nucleoside phosphorylase codes for MSQFTNATVQKAANIYYDGKVTSRTVILEDGTKVTLGIMLPGVYEFGTDGPETMEILSGKLKVLLPGTEVWKDIDGADTFHVPGNSKFALEVFALTDYCCSYPKL; via the coding sequence ATGAGTCAGTTCACCAACGCAACCGTGCAAAAAGCAGCAAACATCTATTACGATGGAAAAGTAACCAGCCGTACCGTTATTTTGGAGGACGGCACAAAGGTGACACTGGGCATTATGCTGCCTGGAGTGTACGAGTTCGGCACAGACGGCCCGGAGACGATGGAGATTCTCTCCGGCAAGCTCAAGGTGCTGCTGCCCGGCACTGAGGTATGGAAGGACATTGATGGAGCTGATACCTTCCATGTTCCCGGCAACTCCAAGTTTGCGCTGGAGGTCTTCGCATTAACTGATTATTGCTGTTCTTACCCGAAGCTGTAA
- a CDS encoding YigZ family protein produces MLEQYRTVRAPGSREVVIRKSRFIGHVMPVENEEEALQFIDTIKKQHWNATHNCSAYMIGERDEIQRQSDDGEPGGTAGKPILEVIRSQQVKNVAIVVTRYFGGIMLGAGGLIRAYTDGAVLALEAGEVITRVLRREVFVEIEYTWLGKVENALRGRNIQTGETLFTDKVTLLCLPRNDEGDAFIAWITDLTGGQARVTEGRRLYYSEGE; encoded by the coding sequence ATGCTGGAACAATACCGTACGGTGCGTGCTCCCGGCTCGCGGGAGGTCGTCATCCGTAAATCACGCTTCATCGGGCATGTCATGCCGGTGGAGAACGAAGAGGAAGCACTGCAGTTTATCGATACCATCAAGAAGCAGCACTGGAATGCTACACATAACTGTTCTGCTTATATGATTGGTGAGAGGGATGAGATCCAGAGACAGTCTGACGACGGGGAACCGGGTGGAACGGCCGGGAAACCGATTTTGGAGGTAATCCGCAGCCAACAGGTGAAGAATGTCGCTATTGTCGTTACCCGTTATTTCGGAGGCATTATGCTGGGCGCAGGCGGACTGATCCGGGCCTATACTGACGGTGCTGTGCTGGCGCTGGAAGCCGGAGAGGTCATCACACGCGTGCTGAGACGGGAGGTATTCGTGGAAATCGAGTACACCTGGCTGGGCAAGGTGGAGAATGCGCTGCGGGGCAGGAATATCCAGACAGGGGAGACTTTGTTCACGGATAAAGTTACACTGCTGTGTCTTCCGCGCAATGATGAAGGTGACGCATTTATCGCATGGATAACCGATCTTACCGGGGGGCAAGCCCGGGTTACAGAAGGGCGGCGGCTTTACTACAGCGAAGGGGAATAA
- a CDS encoding glucose-6-phosphate isomerase codes for MSKKIKFDYTKALSFFSQTEIDYFAAPVKLAHEQLHNKSGAGSDYLGWIDLPTAYDKEEFARIQQAAKKIQNDSEVLIVIGIGGSYLGARAAIEALSHSFYNNLSKDKRKTPEIYFAGNNISSTYITHLLDLVEGKDFSVNVISKSGTTTEPAIAFRIFRAALEKKYGKEEARKRIYATTDKEKGALKKLANEEGYESFIIPDDVGGRYSVLTPVGLLPIAVAGINIEEMMQGAAAAADDFNNPDVATNESYQYAAVRNALYRKGKTTEILVNYEPSLHFVSEWWKQLYGESEGKDFKGIYPSSVDFSTDLHSMGQFIQEGNRNIFETVIQVENVQHHVTIENDPDDLDGLNFLTGQTMDFVNKKAFQGTMLAHTDGQVPNLIVTIPDQTPYTFGYLVYFFEKACGISGYLLGVNPFDQPGVEAYKKNMFALLGKPGYEKEKAELEARLTE; via the coding sequence ATGTCCAAGAAGATTAAGTTTGACTACACCAAAGCCCTTTCCTTCTTCAGCCAGACCGAGATTGACTACTTCGCCGCTCCGGTGAAGCTGGCCCACGAGCAGCTGCATAACAAGAGCGGAGCCGGCTCCGATTACCTGGGCTGGATTGATCTCCCGACAGCGTATGACAAGGAAGAATTCGCCCGCATCCAGCAGGCGGCCAAGAAGATTCAGAATGATTCCGAGGTGCTGATCGTTATCGGCATCGGCGGCTCCTACCTGGGAGCACGGGCTGCGATTGAAGCACTGTCGCACTCCTTCTACAACAACCTGTCCAAAGACAAGCGCAAGACGCCTGAGATTTATTTTGCCGGCAACAACATCAGCTCGACCTACATCACGCACCTGCTTGATCTGGTAGAAGGCAAGGACTTCTCCGTGAACGTCATCTCCAAATCCGGTACGACGACTGAACCGGCGATTGCCTTCCGTATCTTCCGCGCAGCGCTGGAGAAGAAGTACGGCAAGGAAGAAGCCCGCAAGCGTATCTACGCAACTACAGACAAGGAGAAGGGCGCACTCAAGAAGCTGGCCAATGAAGAAGGCTATGAGTCGTTCATCATCCCGGATGATGTAGGCGGACGTTATTCCGTACTGACACCGGTAGGCCTCCTGCCGATTGCTGTTGCCGGAATTAACATTGAAGAAATGATGCAGGGAGCGGCTGCCGCAGCCGATGACTTCAACAACCCTGATGTAGCGACCAATGAGAGCTACCAATATGCAGCAGTGCGCAACGCGCTCTACCGCAAAGGCAAGACTACTGAGATTCTCGTGAACTACGAGCCTTCCCTGCACTTCGTCTCCGAATGGTGGAAGCAGCTCTACGGCGAGAGCGAAGGCAAGGACTTCAAGGGGATCTATCCTTCCTCCGTTGACTTCTCGACAGACCTGCACTCCATGGGGCAGTTCATTCAAGAGGGGAACCGCAATATCTTCGAGACCGTTATTCAGGTTGAGAATGTGCAGCACCATGTAACCATCGAGAATGATCCGGATGATCTGGACGGCCTCAACTTCCTGACCGGGCAGACGATGGATTTTGTTAACAAGAAGGCGTTCCAGGGCACAATGCTGGCGCACACCGACGGACAGGTGCCGAACCTGATTGTGACGATTCCTGACCAGACACCGTATACCTTCGGCTATCTGGTGTACTTCTTCGAGAAAGCCTGCGGCATCAGCGGATACCTGCTGGGCGTGAATCCATTTGACCAGCCGGGCGTTGAAGCGTACAAGAAGAATATGTTCGCATTGCTGGGCAAGCCGGGCTACGAGAAGGAGAAGGCTGAGCTGGAAGCCAGACTGACCGAGTAG
- a CDS encoding NAD(P)-dependent oxidoreductase: MKQIGFIGLGTMGAPMASNLLRSGFDVTVYNRTADKCKPLEQEGAKTAATPQAAAAGKDVIITMISNDDSIREVFYGDNGILAVLQPGVTVIDSSTISPGLAKELAAAIEARGSSFLDAPVTGSKPAAIDGTLVFMVGGHAEVIEQHRDLFDSMGRLLLHMGGNGSGAVAKLAHNAMVGIHNAALAEGFSIAVKSGVPADKFLELVKNGSAGSKQAELKGQKIIDSDFSNQFSLALMLKDLKLASSLSDATGVPAPMLGVAKSLFQAGFNHGYGDEDLSAVVKTYEDWIGKKIGEGN; this comes from the coding sequence ATGAAGCAAATCGGCTTTATCGGACTCGGAACAATGGGCGCGCCAATGGCCTCTAACCTGCTGCGCAGCGGCTTTGACGTTACCGTGTACAACCGCACAGCAGACAAGTGTAAGCCGCTGGAGCAGGAAGGCGCGAAGACTGCTGCAACTCCGCAGGCGGCCGCTGCAGGCAAGGATGTTATTATTACCATGATCAGCAATGACGATTCGATCCGTGAGGTGTTCTACGGTGATAACGGCATCCTTGCTGTCCTCCAGCCGGGCGTTACCGTCATCGATTCCAGCACCATCTCCCCCGGCTTGGCCAAGGAGCTGGCCGCTGCCATTGAAGCGAGGGGCAGCAGCTTCCTTGATGCGCCGGTAACCGGCAGCAAGCCGGCGGCGATTGACGGCACCCTGGTCTTCATGGTCGGCGGTCATGCCGAGGTGATTGAACAGCACCGTGACCTCTTCGACTCTATGGGCAGACTGCTGCTGCATATGGGCGGGAACGGCAGCGGCGCTGTTGCCAAGCTGGCTCACAATGCCATGGTCGGCATTCATAATGCCGCGCTCGCGGAAGGCTTCTCGATCGCAGTGAAGTCCGGCGTTCCCGCCGACAAGTTCCTTGAGCTGGTGAAGAACGGATCAGCCGGCAGCAAACAGGCCGAGCTGAAGGGCCAGAAGATTATCGACAGCGACTTCAGCAACCAGTTCTCCCTTGCGCTGATGCTCAAGGATCTTAAGCTGGCCTCCTCGCTCAGCGATGCCACCGGCGTCCCTGCGCCTATGCTGGGCGTAGCCAAAAGCCTGTTCCAGGCCGGCTTCAATCACGGCTACGGCGACGAGGATCTGTCCGCTGTAGTCAAGACCTACGAGGATTGGATCGGCAAGAAAATCGGCGAAGGTAACTAA
- a CDS encoding TetR/AcrR family transcriptional regulator — protein MARRAVEQELSRERILEAARHLFITKGYRAISMRSIGQHLGYSHGSLYYHFKEKAELFYAIVVEDFNYVASLLNEAMEAPPVEGMTRVEQLMMEFIRFGLDHPYQYEIMFMIRDEELLAYCRAEQGRCFELFASIVRRHMKEEGYVSEDWQSVPLTLFLSAHGFISYYIQDKVHFEDVKQAAITHVKVLSRSL, from the coding sequence ATGGCAAGAAGAGCAGTGGAACAGGAGTTGTCGAGAGAGAGAATATTGGAGGCGGCGAGGCATCTTTTCATCACCAAAGGGTACCGTGCCATTTCGATGCGCAGTATTGGCCAGCACCTGGGGTATAGCCACGGCTCTTTATATTACCATTTCAAAGAGAAGGCTGAACTATTCTACGCAATCGTTGTCGAGGATTTCAATTATGTGGCCTCCCTGCTGAATGAAGCCATGGAAGCTCCGCCGGTAGAAGGCATGACCCGGGTGGAGCAGCTGATGATGGAGTTCATCCGGTTCGGGCTAGACCATCCGTATCAGTATGAGATTATGTTCATGATCCGTGACGAAGAGCTGCTGGCGTATTGCCGGGCAGAACAGGGCCGATGTTTCGAGTTATTTGCTAGTATTGTCCGCCGCCATATGAAGGAAGAGGGATATGTGTCCGAGGATTGGCAGAGTGTGCCACTGACCTTGTTCCTGTCCGCTCACGGCTTTATTTCTTATTATATTCAGGATAAGGTGCATTTTGAGGATGTGAAGCAAGCGGCGATTACCCATGTCAAGGTATTAAGCCGCAGCCTGTAG
- the cysA gene encoding sulfate ABC transporter ATP-binding protein has product MHVEVRGLDKHFGDFHAVKDVHFGITKGHLIGLLGPSGGGKTSILRMLAGLETPDSGEIIFHGQAVNHLPPQERGIGFVFQNYALFKHMTVFENIAFGLKVKKANKAFIRDRVAELVELTGLKGFEKRYPHQLSGGQRQRVAFARALAPEPQLLLLDEPFAAIDAKIRQELRSWLRELIERVGITSIFVTHDQDEAIEVADEIMIINQGRLEQKGTPWDIYKEPKTPFVATFIGESTLIESASELKGFKGAGGGKPTKALIRPEYIEVGQLHEFKMASATERGIVKHLHFRGSEWLVEVEVNGHKLVTYRSLEKETLTPGQEISVLVHRAYLFNEERSWIQENGLKEDPMPVFI; this is encoded by the coding sequence ATGCATGTAGAGGTCCGGGGACTCGATAAGCATTTTGGAGATTTCCATGCCGTGAAGGACGTTCATTTCGGAATTACCAAAGGCCATCTGATCGGGCTGCTCGGCCCGAGCGGCGGCGGCAAAACCTCCATTCTGCGCATGCTGGCGGGCCTGGAGACGCCGGACAGCGGGGAGATTATTTTTCATGGCCAGGCGGTGAACCATCTTCCGCCGCAGGAGCGCGGGATCGGCTTCGTGTTCCAGAACTATGCGCTGTTCAAGCACATGACAGTGTTCGAGAACATCGCCTTCGGGCTGAAGGTGAAGAAGGCGAACAAGGCGTTCATCCGTGACCGCGTCGCCGAGCTGGTCGAGCTGACCGGGCTGAAGGGCTTCGAGAAGCGCTATCCGCATCAGCTCTCGGGCGGACAGCGCCAGCGGGTGGCCTTCGCCCGGGCGCTGGCTCCGGAGCCGCAGCTGCTGCTGCTGGATGAGCCGTTCGCGGCGATTGATGCGAAGATCCGTCAGGAGCTGCGTTCCTGGCTGAGGGAGCTGATCGAACGGGTTGGCATTACCTCGATCTTCGTCACCCATGACCAGGATGAGGCGATTGAAGTGGCGGATGAGATCATGATTATCAATCAAGGCCGTCTGGAGCAGAAGGGGACACCTTGGGATATTTACAAGGAGCCGAAGACGCCGTTCGTGGCGACCTTTATTGGTGAGTCTACGCTGATTGAGAGTGCCTCCGAGCTGAAGGGCTTCAAGGGAGCGGGCGGCGGCAAGCCGACGAAGGCGCTGATCCGGCCTGAGTATATCGAGGTAGGCCAGTTGCATGAATTCAAAATGGCTTCGGCGACGGAGCGGGGCATCGTGAAGCATCTGCATTTCCGCGGCAGCGAATGGCTGGTGGAGGTGGAAGTGAACGGGCATAAGCTGGTCACCTACCGTTCGCTGGAGAAGGAGACCCTGACGCCGGGACAGGAAATCTCAGTGCTCGTGCACCGCGCTTACCTGTTCAATGAAGAGCGGAGCTGGATTCAGGAGAATGGGCTGAAGGAAGACCCGATGCCGGTATTTATCTAA
- a CDS encoding ABC-2 family transporter protein, with amino-acid sequence MLAEGKIYCKYIRMHLLSGLEYKGWWLMLIQVLTVVVSDPIATVLLFSRFGNIGEWTVAHIILVYSLAVASFGLAESLCRGFDYFPWHLLRSGDFDRLLLRPRSLFVQVAASRFHLHRLVRPVTGICAAGWALGQLGVPLTPGRLGILAMALAGGCLMYCGVFVLTSGLAFFTIKGLDWIYLLTNASYQITRCPEPYMPRVLKSVFSFILPMLFISFYPAATVCGWDYPRWLGFLSLPAGAGFLAASLLVWRIGVRHYKSTGS; translated from the coding sequence ATGCTTGCTGAAGGTAAAATCTACTGCAAATATATACGGATGCATCTGCTGTCCGGTCTGGAATATAAGGGCTGGTGGCTGATGCTGATTCAGGTGCTGACCGTGGTGGTCTCAGATCCCATAGCCACCGTCCTGCTGTTCTCCCGCTTCGGCAATATCGGTGAATGGACTGTCGCCCATATCATTCTGGTCTACTCGCTGGCTGTAGCGTCCTTCGGACTCGCCGAGAGTCTATGCCGCGGCTTTGATTATTTTCCGTGGCATCTGCTGCGCTCCGGCGATTTCGACCGGCTGCTGCTCCGCCCGCGGTCCCTGTTCGTCCAGGTCGCCGCCTCCAGATTCCACCTGCACCGGCTGGTGCGGCCGGTTACCGGGATCTGTGCGGCGGGCTGGGCGCTGGGACAGCTAGGCGTCCCCCTAACGCCCGGCAGGCTCGGCATTCTGGCAATGGCGCTGGCCGGAGGCTGCCTGATGTACTGTGGAGTATTCGTGCTGACCTCCGGGCTTGCTTTCTTCACCATCAAAGGGCTGGACTGGATCTATCTGCTCACCAATGCCAGCTACCAGATCACCCGCTGCCCGGAGCCGTACATGCCGCGGGTCCTGAAATCCGTGTTCAGCTTCATACTCCCGATGCTGTTCATCAGCTTCTATCCGGCGGCCACCGTGTGCGGCTGGGATTATCCCCGGTGGCTGGGCTTCCTCTCCCTTCCCGCCGGAGCCGGATTCCTCGCAGCCTCCCTGCTGGTCTGGCGCATAGGCGTAAGGCATTACAAGAGCACCGGAAGCTGA
- a CDS encoding sulfate ABC transporter substrate-binding protein: MRLIRGSRQLHTWLAVLMLTVFTLTAAGCTDERADSAAPAAQKGDLTLVIGAYSVAKDAMGEILPLFAEKWRAETGQTLVFQQSYEASGTQARAIAGGFEADVTLLAMEGDVEKLVKAGLVGKDWKQHGEAGMVTRSVVALGTREGNPKGIHDFADLAKPGVKVLYPNPKTSGGAQWDINAIYGAGLKRSEEQEGKKDPAAAKAFLESIHANIESLDKSGRASMAAFEYGVGDVIVTYENELLARIAQGVKYEVVIPRDTILIENPAAVVDKYADEHGTRAAAEALVDYLTTPEAQEIFAKFGFRPVNQQVYAEHKDRYPVPAGLFDIGYLGGWEEVRTTLYAKRGIWYQVLAGI, from the coding sequence ATGAGGCTTATCAGAGGGAGCAGACAACTGCACACATGGCTGGCCGTCCTGATGCTGACGGTATTCACGCTGACCGCCGCCGGCTGCACGGATGAGCGGGCAGACTCAGCCGCCCCTGCGGCGCAGAAGGGGGACCTGACCCTGGTCATTGGCGCTTACAGCGTAGCCAAGGATGCCATGGGCGAGATTCTGCCATTATTCGCGGAGAAATGGCGGGCGGAGACTGGTCAGACCCTCGTCTTCCAGCAGTCGTATGAGGCCTCCGGCACCCAGGCGCGGGCGATCGCGGGCGGCTTCGAGGCCGATGTGACCCTGCTGGCGATGGAGGGAGATGTGGAGAAGCTGGTCAAGGCCGGGCTGGTCGGGAAGGACTGGAAGCAGCACGGCGAGGCCGGAATGGTTACACGGTCGGTCGTGGCGCTGGGCACCCGGGAGGGCAATCCGAAGGGGATTCATGATTTCGCCGATCTGGCGAAGCCTGGCGTGAAGGTGCTCTATCCTAATCCGAAGACCTCCGGCGGAGCCCAGTGGGACATTAATGCCATCTACGGGGCCGGTCTGAAGCGGTCCGAGGAGCAGGAGGGGAAGAAGGACCCTGCGGCAGCTAAGGCTTTTCTGGAGAGCATCCATGCTAATATCGAATCTCTGGACAAAAGCGGGCGCGCCTCCATGGCCGCCTTCGAGTACGGGGTGGGCGATGTCATCGTTACGTATGAGAACGAGCTGCTGGCGCGGATTGCCCAGGGCGTGAAGTACGAGGTGGTCATCCCCCGGGATACCATTCTCATTGAGAATCCGGCGGCGGTGGTGGACAAATATGCGGATGAGCATGGCACCCGGGCGGCAGCGGAGGCGCTGGTGGATTATCTGACGACGCCTGAGGCGCAGGAGATTTTCGCCAAATTCGGCTTCCGTCCGGTGAACCAGCAGGTCTATGCGGAGCATAAGGACCGGTATCCGGTGCCTGCGGGATTGTTCGATATCGGCTACCTTGGCGGCTGGGAGGAGGTCCGGACGACGCTCTATGCCAAGCGCGGCATCTGGTATCAGGTGCTGGCCGGAATCTGA
- the cysT gene encoding sulfate ABC transporter permease subunit CysT, which translates to MNSLIRHKGWTWGFRTTILLYFVVLIVLPILGVYYNSFSLGLRSFTESILDPIAWKSVLLTLKLAVIAAFINVVLGTMTAWVLIRYKFPGRALLNSLVDLPFALPTAVGGLMILLLLGPGSLIGGLAESLGFEIVFHQPAIVIAMVFVTFPFVIRAVQPLLEELDASEEEAAYTMGARPVRVFLQVILPSMLPGMISGGMLAFSRALAEFGAVVLVAGNIPGRTLVSSVFIFGEVESDNPVGAAAVSILLLTLSFAILWLISLVQMRGRRA; encoded by the coding sequence TTGAATTCACTGATCAGGCACAAGGGCTGGACTTGGGGGTTTCGCACAACGATTCTACTGTACTTCGTAGTGCTGATTGTATTACCCATACTCGGCGTCTATTACAATTCATTCTCGCTGGGCCTTAGAAGCTTCACCGAGAGCATACTTGATCCGATTGCCTGGAAGTCGGTCCTGTTAACGCTCAAGCTGGCTGTCATTGCTGCATTTATTAATGTGGTGCTTGGAACGATGACCGCCTGGGTGCTTATCCGCTACAAATTCCCGGGAAGGGCGCTGCTGAACAGTCTGGTGGATCTCCCGTTTGCGCTGCCGACTGCGGTTGGAGGACTCATGATTCTGCTGCTGCTCGGGCCGGGAAGCCTGATTGGGGGCCTTGCGGAGTCGCTGGGCTTCGAGATTGTGTTCCATCAGCCGGCGATTGTGATTGCGATGGTGTTCGTCACGTTCCCCTTCGTAATCCGGGCGGTGCAGCCGCTGCTGGAGGAGCTGGATGCTTCTGAAGAAGAGGCGGCGTATACGATGGGGGCGCGGCCTGTCCGGGTGTTCCTGCAGGTTATCCTTCCTTCGATGCTGCCCGGTATGATTAGCGGCGGGATGCTGGCCTTCTCGCGGGCGCTGGCCGAATTCGGTGCAGTAGTTCTGGTAGCTGGCAATATTCCGGGGCGTACGCTGGTGTCGTCGGTGTTCATCTTCGGAGAGGTAGAGAGCGACAATCCGGTGGGGGCCGCTGCGGTGTCGATTCTTCTGCTGACCTTATCCTTCGCGATTCTCTGGCTGATCAGCCTGGTGCAGATGCGGGGGAGAAGAGCATGA
- a CDS encoding GNAT family N-acetyltransferase, with the protein MLTFEFAEPQDAAVLADVQKRTFNDDARRYQNKDEDGPPGYDSVSWQAEQMQQGHYYKLLDNGKIIGGMIIFPSPSEEECHLGRIFIDPLYQNQGFGHEAMHFLLAKYPAAKRWTLDTPSWAVRNHHFYEKHGFVRTGEIYDAESSQSIWEYERIRPD; encoded by the coding sequence ATGCTGACCTTTGAATTCGCCGAGCCACAGGATGCTGCCGTGTTGGCAGACGTACAGAAAAGAACCTTCAATGACGATGCCCGCCGTTATCAGAATAAAGATGAGGACGGCCCTCCGGGTTATGATTCGGTGTCCTGGCAGGCGGAGCAAATGCAGCAAGGCCATTATTACAAGCTTCTGGATAATGGGAAGATTATCGGGGGAATGATCATTTTCCCGTCGCCCTCAGAAGAAGAATGCCATCTCGGCCGCATCTTCATCGATCCGCTCTACCAGAATCAAGGCTTTGGGCATGAAGCGATGCACTTCTTATTGGCCAAATACCCTGCGGCCAAGCGCTGGACGCTGGACACCCCTTCGTGGGCCGTCCGGAATCATCACTTCTATGAGAAGCACGGCTTCGTCCGTACCGGAGAGATCTATGATGCCGAGAGCAGCCAGAGCATCTGGGAGTATGAGCGGATACGTCCAGATTAA
- a CDS encoding sulfate ABC transporter permease subunit, translated as MRRVWIGLTYLVFILLIAAPLGKMITGAFSQGWSGFWNALTRPEALHALMMTGLVVIVVTLLNTLFGIMMALYLVRANWLGRRLRGLLNSIVDLPYAVSPVIGGLMIVLLLGPDSALGGLFEQIGVKIVYALPGMVIATLFVTFPLMVREVMPVLQEIGSQQEEAASTLGAYGWTTFWKVTWPSIRWAVIYGVILTVARSLGEFGAVLVVSGNIMNRTQTATTLVYQDVENFNVTAAGGIALVLAAFSAGLLLLMEWSKRRKGGH; from the coding sequence ATGAGAAGAGTGTGGATCGGACTGACTTATCTTGTCTTTATCCTGCTGATTGCCGCCCCCTTAGGCAAAATGATTACAGGCGCCTTCAGCCAGGGCTGGAGCGGCTTCTGGAATGCGCTGACCCGGCCTGAAGCGCTGCATGCGCTGATGATGACCGGACTTGTTGTGATCGTAGTGACGCTGCTGAACACGCTGTTCGGCATTATGATGGCCTTGTATCTGGTTCGGGCGAACTGGCTGGGGCGGCGTCTGCGCGGCCTGCTGAACAGCATTGTGGATCTGCCTTATGCGGTCTCGCCGGTCATCGGCGGTCTGATGATCGTGCTGCTGCTGGGGCCGGACAGTGCGCTTGGGGGATTGTTTGAACAGATTGGCGTCAAAATTGTCTATGCGCTGCCGGGAATGGTCATTGCCACCCTGTTCGTGACCTTCCCGCTGATGGTGCGCGAGGTAATGCCGGTGCTGCAGGAGATCGGCTCCCAGCAGGAAGAGGCGGCGTCCACACTTGGCGCCTATGGCTGGACCACCTTCTGGAAGGTGACCTGGCCGTCTATCCGCTGGGCCGTCATCTACGGGGTGATTCTGACCGTTGCCCGCTCGCTGGGTGAATTCGGTGCGGTGCTTGTCGTATCCGGCAACATTATGAACCGGACCCAGACGGCTACCACGCTGGTGTATCAGGATGTTGAGAATTTCAATGTTACGGCTGCAGGCGGCATAGCGCTGGTGCTGGCCGCATTCTCCGCAGGACTGCTGCTGCTTATGGAATGGAGCAAGAGAAGAAAGGGAGGGCACTAA